A portion of the Ricinus communis isolate WT05 ecotype wild-type chromosome 10, ASM1957865v1, whole genome shotgun sequence genome contains these proteins:
- the LOC8278953 gene encoding adenylosuccinate synthetase 2, chloroplastic — MSFTSSLRLDTNPITSPKWVHRQVPLRPHRNFVVCSIKSPSTPSLNLATDSASTDSLSRINSLSQVSGVLGCQWGDEGKGKLVDILAQHFDIVARCQGGANAGHTIYNSEGKKFALHLVPSGILNEDTLCVIGNGVVVHLPGLFKEIDGLESSGVSCTGRILVSDRAHLLFDFHQEVDGLREAELAKSFIGTTRRGIGPCYASKAIRNGIRVSDLRHMDTFPQKLDILLSDAASRFQGFKYGPEMLREEVEKYKRYAERLEPFIADTVHVMNESIEQKKKILVEGGQATMLDIDFGTYPFVTSSSPSAGGICTGLGIAPRAVGDLIGVVKAYTTRVGSGPFPTEILGQGGDLLRFAGQEFGTTTGRPRRCGWLDIVALKYCCQINGFSSLNLTKLDVLSDLPEIQLGVAYKHADGTPFKSFPADLRLLEQLKVEYEVLPGWKSDISSIRNYADFPKAAQQYVERIEELVGVPVHYIGVGPGRDALIYK; from the exons CACCAAAGTGGGTCCACCGTCAGGTCCCTCTCCGTCCCCATCGAAACTTCGTAGTATGCTCCATAAAGTCCCCCTCCACGCCGTCGTTGAATTTGGCTACTGACTCGGCCAGCACTGACTCACTGAGTCGAATAAATTCATTGAGTCAAGTATCGGGGGTGTTGGGTTGCCAGTGGGGCGATGAAGGTAAAGGTAAACTCGTCGACATCTTAGCTCAACACTTCGACATCGTTGCTCGTTGCCAg GGTGGAGCTAATGCTGGTCATACCATCTATAATTCAGAGGGTAAGAAGTTTGCGCTTCACCTTGTTCCATCTGGTATTCTTAATGAGGACACTCTTTGTGTTATTGGGAATGGAGTCGTGGTGCATTTACCTGGTTTGTTTAAGGAAATTGATGGTTTGGAATCTAGTGGTGTTTCATGTACGGGAAGGATATTAGTATCAGATCGTGCTCACTTGTTATTTGATTTCCATCAAGAAGTTGATGGGCTTAGAGAAGCTGAGCTTGCTAAATCATTTATTGGTACTACTAGAAGAGGGATTGGACCTTGTTATGCCAGTAAGGCAATTCGTAATGGTATTAGAGTAAGTGATTTGAGGCACATGGACACTTTCCCCCAAAAGCTTGATATTCTATTATCAGATGCTGCTTCAAGATTTCAAGGTTTTAAATATGGCCCAGAAATGCTCAGGGAAGAAGTTGAGAAATACAAGAGATATGCAGAAAGGTTGGAGCCTTTTATTGCAGATACAGTGCATGTCATGAATGAATCTATTgaacagaaaaagaagattttgGTTGAAGGTGGTCAAGCCACTATGCTGGACATTGATTTTGGAACTTATCCTTTTGTGACTTCTTCTAGCCCATCAGCAGGTGGGATTTGCACTGGTCTTGGTATTGCCCCAAGAGCTGTCGGTGATCTAATTGGAGTG GTTAAAGCATACACTACAAGGGTTGGCTCCGGGCCTTTCCCCACAGAGATCTTGGGTCAAGGGGGTGACCTACTTAGGTTTGCTGGGCAAGAGTTTGGCACCACTACAGGTCGTCCGCGACGTTGTGGTTGGCTTGATATAGTTGCACTAAAGTATTGCTGTCAAATTAATGGATTTTCCTCTTTAAATTTGACCAAGCTTGACGTTCTGTCGGATCTTCCTGAAATTCAGTTAGGGGTTGCTTATAAACACGCTGATGGTACaccatttaaatcattcccaGCTGATCTTCGTCTGCTTGAACAGTTGAAG GTTGAATATGAAGTTTTACCTGGATGGAAGAGCGATATATCTTCTATTAGAAACTATGCAGACTTTCCAAAAGCTGCACAACAATACGTGGAGAGAATAGAAGAGCTTGTCGGTGTCCCTGTCCATTATATTGGTGTTGGGCCCGGACGTGATGCTCTCATATACAAGTAA
- the LOC107261847 gene encoding uncharacterized protein LOC107261847, which produces GIFTPEILSVCHKILHYSLRNQLIPAFNEKKNYLLSYDENVICAIKKFQSIVLSHLEFYVVPNIKMLKDSGLPDSRIVWLLRAHPMIFITSLDRFAEIVGEIKEMGLNPSQKNFVSAICVMRKLRKFTWKKKFDVYEKWGWSEEETLVAFGKYPLVMMCSEKKIMEMMDFYINKMRWDSSSVANHPVLISLSLEKRVIPCCSVLRVLLSKGLIRLTSLATSLKIFEELFLHKFVMPYGEEAPNLLRLYQEKLNVAKCEARR; this is translated from the coding sequence taatgaaaaaaaaaattatttactgtCATATGATGAGAATGTTATTTGTGCTATTAAAAAGTTTCAAAGCATTGTGCTTTCTCATCTTGAATTCTATGTCGTACCTAATATCAAAATGTTAAAAGACAGTGGATTACCAGATTCACGTATTGTTTGGCTACTTAGAGCGCATCCTATGATATTTATAACAAGCTTGGATCGATTTGCTGAGATTGTaggagaaataaaagaaatgggGCTTAATCCTTCGCAAAAAAACTTTGTTTCTGCAATATGTGTAATGAGGAAATTGAGGAAATTCacatggaaaaagaaatttgatgtTTATGAGAAGTGGGGTTGGTCTGAGGAAGAAACTCTTGTCGCTTTTGGGAAGTATCCACTGGTTATGATGTGCTCTGAGAAAAAGATAATGGAAATGATGGACTTTTATATCAACAAAATGAGGTGGGATTCATCATCCGTTGCAAATCATCCAGTACTCATCTCACTGAGCTTGGAGAAGAGGGTTATACCATGCTGTTCTGTTTTACGGGTTCTGTTGTCAAAAGGTCTAATCAGATTGACTAGCTTAGCAACATCATTGAAGATTTTTGAAGAGTTGTTCCTGCATAAGTTTGTGATGCCTTATGGGGAAGAAGCTCCCAACTTGTTGAGGTTATATCAGGAGAAGTTGAATGTTGCTAAGTGTGAGGCAAGGCGGTAA
- the LOC8278952 gene encoding transcription termination factor MTERF8, chloroplastic translates to MISDTHLCKFLRHVKCATRASPTHAICCSRKCPSLLLSSVRCISSKASVDKQSFIVTYLINNCGLSPKSALSASKYLRFKTPHKPDSTLAFLKSHGFSKTQITKVIHTRPAVLSSDPERTLLPKIQFFHSKGFSGPDIAKILSACPEILHTSIENQLIPAVNFIQNLLPSNDKVVYAIKRLPKIMLSQPLGYAICNMKLLKEAGLPQSSIVWLLRYHPTTLMTKLDRFAEIIEGVKGLGLNPSVISFVIAIHAMRGMSKSTWEKKFDIYEKWGWSQEETLVVFGKFPWVMMYSEKKIMKMMDYYINKMGWDSSYIAKHPLLIALSLENRVIPRCSVLQVLLSKNLIRLTSIATPLRISDKLFLHKFVTPYKEEAPHLLKLYQKKLNVAKCEGKGKTEQKQLQRQ, encoded by the coding sequence ATGATCAGTGATACCCATCTCTGCAAATTTCTACGCCATGTAAAATGTGCTACTAGGGCTTCACCAACACATGCAATTTGTTGCTCTCGAAAGTGCCcatctttattattatcttcTGTTAGATGCATCTCAAGCAAAGCGAGTGTTGATAAGCAGTCTTTTATAGTGACTTACCTCATTAATAATTGTGGGTTATCTCCAAAATCTGCTCTTTCAGCTTCTAAGTATCTTCGCTTTAAAACCCCACATAAACCGGACTCTACTCTTGCCTTTTTGAAGAGCCATGGATTCTCAAAGACCCAGATCACAAAAGTTATCCATACACGTCCAGCAGTGCTTTCCTCAGATCCTGAGAGAACCCTTTTGCCCAAAATCCAATTTTTTCACTCTAAAGGATTCTCAGGCCCTGACATTGCCAAAATCTTATCCGCGTGCCCTGAGATTCTGCATACTAGCATAGAAAACCAATTAATTCCTGCTGTTAATTTCATACAAAATTTACTTCCATCCAATGACAAAGTTGTTTATGCAATAAAACGGCTTCCAAAAATTATGCTTTCTCAACCTCTAGGCTACGCCATATGTAATATGAAGTTGCTGAAAGAGGCTGGATTGCCACAGTCAAGTATTGTTTGGCTGCTTAGGTATCATCCGACGACATTAATGACAAAGTTGGATCGATTTGCTGAGATTATAGAAGGAGTAAAAGGATTGGGGTTAAATCCTTCTGTAATAAGCTTTGTTATTGCAATCCATGCCATGCGGGGAATGAGCAAATCAACAtgggaaaagaaatttgatatttatgagAAGTGGGGTTGGTCACAAGAAGAGACCCTTGTGGTTTTTGGGAAGTTTCCATGGGTTATGATGTACTCTGAGAAGAAGATAATGAAAATGATGGActattatatcaataaaatggGGTGGGATTCATCATATATTGCAAAACATCCACTCCTCATCGCATTGAGCTTGGAGAATAGAGTTATACCACGGTGCTCTGTTTTACAGGTTCTGCTATCAAAAAATCTTATCAGATTGACTAGCATAGCAACACCGTTGAGGATTTCTGACAAGTTATTCCTGCATAAGTTTGTTACACCTTACAAGGAAGAAGCTCCCCATTTGTTGAAGTTATATCAGAAGAAATTGAATGTTGCTAAATGtgagggtaaaggaaagacgGAACAAAAGCAGCTGCAGAGGCAATGA